One window of Elusimicrobiota bacterium genomic DNA carries:
- a CDS encoding four helix bundle protein, with product MGQEFYFENLEVYKKGIKLAHDIYEITKSFPDKEVFGLTSQIRRAAVSIALNIAEGSARSKKEFLHFLDISRGSVFEVVSIFDIVLKEEYVSQEIHSTIKLKLEEISKMISGLKRSLRSSNE from the coding sequence ATGGGCCAAGAGTTTTATTTTGAAAATCTCGAAGTTTATAAAAAAGGAATAAAGCTAGCTCACGATATTTATGAAATAACCAAGAGTTTTCCTGATAAGGAAGTTTTTGGATTGACAAGCCAGATAAGAAGAGCAGCTGTATCCATAGCGCTTAATATAGCTGAGGGTTCAGCAAGAAGTAAGAAAGAGTTTTTGCATTTTTTGGATATTTCAAGAGGTTCTGTGTTTGAAGTAGTTTCAATTTTTGATATTGTTCTTAAAGAAGAGTATGTTTCGCAGGAAATCCATTCTACCATTAAATTGAAGTTAGAAGAAATATCAAAGATGATAAGCGGCTTGAAACGTTCATT